The following coding sequences lie in one Arabidopsis thaliana chromosome 3, partial sequence genomic window:
- a CDS encoding DNAse I-like superfamily protein produces MLCVFRRKLGCLFSRLRWVIKKRVRARVIVRRFRKARWRARRKESPESEVSSIHLSSNSGRHIRVATFNVAMFSLAPVVQTMEETAFLGHLDSSNITCPSPKGILKQSPLHSSAVRKPKVCINLPDNEISLAQSYSFLSMVENDNDGKENRGSLSMRSPVCLPSCWWDQESFNGYSSRRSIAELLRELDADILALQDVKAEEETLMKPLSDLASALGMKYVFAESWAPEYGNAILSKWPIKKWRVQRIADVDDFRNVLKVTVEIPWAGDVNVYCTQLDHLDENWRMKQIDAITRGDESPHILLGGLNSLDGSDYSIARWNHIVKVQFR; encoded by the exons ATGTTGTGTGTGTTTAGAAGGAAGCTTGGTTGCCTTTTTTCAAGACTTAGATGGGTTATCAAGAAACGGGTGAGGGCTAGAGTTATAGTCAGGAGGTTCAGGAAAGCAAGGTGGAGAGCTCGAAGAAAAGAGAGTCCGGAATCTGAAGTTTCTTCTATCCATCTGAGCTCAAACTCTGGAAGACATATTCGGGTTGCAACGTTTAACGTGGCTATGTTCTCACTTGCGCCTGTTGTGCAAACCATGGAGGAAACAGCTTTTCTTGGTCATCTAGATAGCAGCAACATCACATGCCCTTCTCCAAAAGGGATTCTGAAGCAGTCTCCATTACATTCTTCTGCAGTCAGGAAACCAAAGGTTTGCATTAATCTCCCAGACAATGAGATTTCCTTAGCACAGAGCTACAGCTTTCTGAGTATGGTAGAGAATGATAACGACGGGaaggaaaacagaggaagtcTCTCGATGAGATCTCCCGTGTGTCTTCCCTCTTGTTGGTGGGACCAAGAAAGCTTTAACGGATACAGCAGCAGAAGAAGCATAGCTGAATTGTTAAGAGAGTTGGATGCAGACATCTTGGCTTTACAAGACgtgaaagcagaggaagagacACTTATGAAACCATTATCAGATTTGGCTTCCGCCTTAGGTATGAAATACGTGTTTGCAGAGAGCTGGGCGCCTGAGTATGGAAACGCCATACTATCAAAATGGCCCATAAAGAAGTGGAGAGTTCAGAGAATTGCTGATGTAGATGATTTTAG GAATGTGTTGAAGGTGACTGTAGAGATCCCATGGGCTGGAGATGTAAATGTGTATTGTACTCAACTTGACCATCTAGATGAGAACTGGCGTATGAAGCAGATCGATGCAATTACTCGAGGAGACGAATCTCCCCACATCCTCCTTGGAGGCTTGAATTCTCTTGATGGCTCTGATTATTCCATAGCAAGATGGAACCACATCGTAAAGGTACAATTTCGTTAG
- a CDS encoding transducin family protein / WD-40 repeat family protein (transducin family protein / WD-40 repeat family protein; FUNCTIONS IN: nucleotide binding; LOCATED IN: nucleolus, heterotrimeric G-protein complex; EXPRESSED IN: 20 plant structures; EXPRESSED DURING: 10 growth stages; CONTAINS InterPro DOMAIN/s: WD40 repeat 2 (InterPro:IPR019782), WD40 repeat, conserved site (InterPro:IPR019775), WD40 repeat (InterPro:IPR001680), Small-subunit processome, Utp12 (InterPro:IPR007148), G-protein beta WD-40 repeat, region (InterPro:IPR020472), WD40 repeat-like-containing domain (InterPro:IPR011046), WD40-repeat-containing domain (InterPro:IPR017986), WD40/YVTN repeat-like-containing domain (InterPro:IPR015943), WD40 repeat, subgroup (InterPro:IPR019781); BEST Arabidopsis thaliana protein match is: Transducin family protein / WD-40 repeat family protein (TAIR:AT5G16750.1); Has 119158 Blast hits to 33008 proteins in 859 species: Archae - 80; Bacteria - 11912; Metazoa - 49564; Fungi - 26721; Plants - 15098; Viruses - 0; Other Eukaryotes - 15783 (source: NCBI BLink).), translating into MVKAYQRYDAATSFGVISSVDSNIAYDSTGKYVLAPALEKVGIWHVRQGVCSKTLTPSSSRGGPSLAVTSIASSASSLVAVGYADGSIRIWDTEKGTCEVNFNSHKGAVTALRYNKVGSMLASGSKDNDIILWDVVGESGLFRLRGHRDQVTDLVFLDGGKKLVSSSKDKFLRVWDLETQHCMQIVSGHHSEVWSVDTDPEERYVVTGSADQELRFYAVKEYSSNGSLVSDSNANEIKASEEHSTENKWEILKLFGEIQRQTKDRVARVRFNVSGKLLACQMAGKTIEIFRVLDEAEAKQKAKRRLRRKEKKSSKVGDENSTANGEASAKIELADAVSSPTVLDVFKLLQVIRAGRKISSFSFCPTAPKESLGTLALSLNNNSLEFYSLKSSENAKTVTIEHQGHRSDVRSVTLSEDNTLLMSTSHSEVKIWNPSTGSCLRTIDSGYGLCSLIVPQNKYGIVGTKSGVLEIIDIGSATKVEEVKAHGGTIWSITPIPNDSGFVTVSADHEVKFWEYQVKQKSGKATKKLTVSNVKSMKMNDDVLAVAISPDAKHIAVALLDSTVKVFYMDSLKFYLSLYGHKLPVMCIDISSDGELIVTGSQDKNLKIWGLDFGDCHKSIFAHGDSVMGVKFVRNTHYLFSIGKDRLVKYWDADKFEHLLTLEGHHAEIWCLAISNRGDFLVTGSHDRSMRRWDRSEEPFFLEEEKEKRLEELFESEIDNAADDRHGPMEEIPEEGVAALAGKKTIDVLSAADSIIDALEVAEDETKRHAAYEEEKTKGKVPEYLPNAVMFGLSPSEYVLRAISNVRTNDLEQTLLALPFSDSLKFLCYMKDWSLIPEKVELVSRIATIILQTHHNQLVTTPSARPILSVLRDILYSEIKACKDTIGFNLAAMDHVKQMMDARSDAPFKDAKAKLLEIRSQQAKRMASRGDTKMEKKRKKKQKKLEEGQHGHALF; encoded by the exons ATGGTGAAGGCTTACCAAAGATACGATGCAGCGACCTCTTTCGGTGTGATTTCATCTGTAGATTCGAACATAGCTTACGATTCGACGGGGAAGTATGTGCTTGCTCCGGCGTTGGAGAAGGTCGGAATATGGCACGTCCGGCAAGGTGTCTGctccaaaaccctaactccTTCCTCCTCTCGCGGTGGACCATCTCTCGCCGTTACCTCTATAGCCTCCTCTGCTTCTAGCTTG GTGGCAGTTGGGTATGCAGATGGGAGCATAAGAATATGGGATACTGAGAAAGGAACTTGTGAGGTTAATTTTAATAGCCATAAGGGGGCGGTGACTGCTTTGCGGTACAATAAGGTTGGATCGATGCTTGCATCTGGAAGTAAAGATAATGATATTATCTTGTGGGATGTTGTTGGCGAATCAGGTCTTTTTCGTCTCCGTGGGCACCGAGATCAG GTCACAGATCTTGTATTCTTGGATGGTGGTAAGAAACTTGTAAGTTCATCTAAGGACAAGTTCTTGAGAGTCTGGGATCTTGAGACCCAACACTGTATGCAAATAGTTAGTGGTCATCATAGTGAAGTGTGGTCTGTTGATACTGATCCAGAGGAGAGATATGTTGTTACTGGGTCGGCTGATCAAGAACTTAGATTTTATGCTGTCAAGGAATATTCGTCTAACGGATCATTGGTATCTGACTCAAATGCAAATGAAATCAAGGCCAGTGAAGAACATTCGACAGAGAACAAGTGGGAAATTCTAAAGCTGTTTGGGGAAATTCAGAGACAAACTAAGGATAGAGTTGCGAGAGTTAGATTCAATGTTTCGGGAAAACTTCTGGCTTGTCAAATGGCAGGTAAAACTATTGAAATATTCCGGGTTTTGGATGAAGCTGAGGCTAAGCAGAAAGCAAAGCGTAGGCTTCgcagaaaagagaagaagagttccAAAGTGGGGGATGAAAATTCAACCGCTAATGGCGAAGCAAGTGCTAAAATTGAACTAGCTGATGCTGTTTCTAGTCCTACTGTCCTTGATGTTTTCAAGCTCTTACAAGTCATTAGAGCTGGGAGAAAAATCAgctctttctctttctgtCCGACAGCTCCAAAAGAATCCTTAGGAACATTAGCTCTCTCTTTGAACAATAACTCACTGGAATTCTATTCCCTTAAAAGCAGCGAAAACGCGAAAACTGTTACCATTGAACACCAAGGACATCGCTCTGATGTGAGGAGTGTTACCCTCAGTGAAGACAACACCCTTTTGATGTCAACCAGTCACAGTGAAGTAAAAATTTGGAATCCCAGTACAGGTTCCTGCCTCCGGACCATTGATTCAGGATATGGATTATGCAGTTTGATTGTTCCCCAAAACAAGTATGGTATTGTTGGAACCAAGAGTGGGGTACTTGAAATCATTGATATAGGGAGCGCTACCAAAGTGGAAGAAGTGAAGGCTCATGGTGGCACTATTTGGTCAATTACACCTATTCCAAACGATAGCGGGTTTGTCACAGTCAGTGCAGATCATGAAGTCAAATTCTGGGAATACCAAGTCAAACAGAAATCTGGCAAG GCGACCAAGAAACTCACTGTTTCAAATGTTAAGTCCATGAAGATGAATGACGATGTACTTGCTGTTGCTATCAGCCCGGATGCTAAACACATAGCAGTTGCACTGCTTGATTCCACAGTGAAG GTTTTCTACATGGATTCCCTAAAATTCTACCTCTCCTTATATGGCCACAAGTTGCCTGTGATGTGCATTGACATCTCATCAGATGGAGAGTTGATTGTTACTGGTTCTCAGgacaaaaatttgaaaatttggggTTTGGATTTTGGTGATTGTCATAAGTCTATCTTTGCTCATGGTGACAG TGTCATGGGTGTAAAATTTGTTCGGAATACCCATTATCTGTTCAGCATTGGGAAAGACCGCCTCGTCAAGTATTGGGATGCTGACAAATTCGAGCATTTGTTAACGCTTGAAGGACATCATGCAGAGATTTGGTGCCTTGCTATCAGTAACCGTGGTGATTTTCTCGTAACAGGATCTCATGACCGCTCCATGCGTCGCTGGGATCGCTCTGAAGAACCTTTCTTCCTCGAG gaagagaaggaaaagagGTTAGAAGAGCTTTTTGAGTCTGAGATTGATAATGCAGCAGATGACAGGCATGGACCCATGGAGGAAATTCCAGAGGAAGGTGTTGCAGCATTAGCTGGCAAGAAGACGATAGATGTTCTATCAGCTGCTGATTCAATTATAGATGCTCTGGAAGTAGCAGAAGATGAAACAAAGCGTCATGCTGCTTATGAG GAGGAGAAAACAAAGGGAAAAGTTCCTGAATACCTACCCAACGCTGTGATGTTCGGGCTTTCTCCGTCCGAATATGTTCTCAGGGCCATCTCAAATGTGAGAACAAATGATCTTGAGCAGACTTTGCTG GCTCTACCATTCTCAGATTCTTTGAAGTTTCTTTGCTACATGAAAGACTGGAGTTTAATTCCCGAAAAG GTAGAGTTGGTTAGCAGAATCGCAACCATTATATTACAGACACATCACAACCAGTTGGTAACAACACCATCTGCCAGACCAATCTTAAGCGTTCTCAGGGACATTCTTTACTCAGAAATCAAG GCATGCAAAGATACAATCGGTTTCAATTTGGCCGCCATGGATCATGTCAAG CAAATGATGGATGCAAGATCTGATGCTCCCTTCAAAGATGCAAAGGCCAAGCTATTGGAGATAAGGTCACAGCAAGCAAAACGTATGGCATCACGAGGAGATacaaagatggagaaaaagagaaagaagaagcagaagaaattAGAGGAAGGACAACATGGCCATGCTTTGTTCTGA
- the DMP2 gene encoding transmembrane protein, putative (DUF679 domain membrane protein 2) (DUF679 domain membrane protein 2 (DMP2); CONTAINS InterPro DOMAIN/s: Protein of unknown function DUF679 (InterPro:IPR007770); BEST Arabidopsis thaliana protein match is: DUF679 domain membrane protein 1 (TAIR:AT3G21520.1); Has 265 Blast hits to 257 proteins in 17 species: Archae - 0; Bacteria - 0; Metazoa - 0; Fungi - 0; Plants - 265; Viruses - 0; Other Eukaryotes - 0 (source: NCBI BLink).) — protein sequence MSKTFKAIRDRTYSGVGDLIKLLPTGTVFLFQFLNPVLTNNGHCLLINKYLTGVLIVICAFSCCFTCFTDSYRTRDGYVHYGVATVKGLWPDSSSVDLSSKRLRVGDFVHAFFSLIVFSVISLLDANTVNCFYPGFGSAGKIFLMVLPPVIGVISGAVFTVFPSRRHGIGNPSDHSEDDASEMK from the coding sequence atgtcgAAAACATTCAAAGCCATAAGAGACCGGACATATTCAGGCGTAGGAGACCTCATCAAGCTCCTCCCGACCGGAACCGTCTTCTTGTTCCAATTTTTAAACCCTGTCCTAACCAACAATGGACATTGCCTCCTCATCAACAAATACTTAACCGGAGTTCTCATCGTTATTTGTGCCTTCTCTTGTTGCTTCACTTGCTTCACCGATAGTTACCGAACAAGAGACGGTTACGTTCATTATGGAGTTGCCACCGTGAAGGGTCTTTGGCCAGATTCATCTTCAGTGGATTTGTCTTCGAAAAGGCTTAGAGTTGGAGATTTCGTTCAcgctttcttctctcttatcgTGTTCAGTGTTATTTCCTTGTTGGATGCAAACACCGTGAATTGTTTCTATCCTGGCTTTGGCTCCGCTGGGAAGATCTTTCTCATGGTTTTGCCTCCGGTGATCGGAGTTATCTCCGGTGCTGTTTTCACGGTGTTCCCTAGTAGACGTCACGGAATTGGGAATCCCTCGGACCACAGTGAGGATGATGCTTCCGAGATGAAATGA
- the UGT84A2 gene encoding UDP-Glycosyltransferase superfamily protein (UGT84A2; CONTAINS InterPro DOMAIN/s: UDP-glucuronosyl/UDP-glucosyltransferase (InterPro:IPR002213); BEST Arabidopsis thaliana protein match is: UDP-Glycosyltransferase superfamily protein (TAIR:AT4G15490.1); Has 7875 Blast hits to 7793 proteins in 474 species: Archae - 0; Bacteria - 315; Metazoa - 2199; Fungi - 84; Plants - 5106; Viruses - 112; Other Eukaryotes - 59 (source: NCBI BLink).) produces MELESSPPLPPHVMLVSFPGQGHVNPLLRLGKLLASKGLLITFVTTESWGKKMRISNKIQDRVLKPVGKGYLRYDFFDDGLPEDDEASRTNLTILRPHLELVGKREIKNLVKRYKEVTKQPVTCLINNPFVSWVCDVAEDLQIPCAVLWVQSCACLAAYYYYHHNLVDFPTKTEPEIDVQISGMPLLKHDEIPSFIHPSSPHSALREVIIDQIKRLHKTFSIFIDTFNSLEKDIIDHMSTLSLPGVIRPLGPLYKMAKTVAYDVVKVNISEPTDPCMEWLDSQPVSSVVYISFGTVAYLKQEQIDEIAYGVLNADVTFLWVIRQQELGFNKEKHVLPEEVKGKGKIVEWCSQEKVLSHPSVACFVTHCGWNSTMEAVSSGVPTVCFPQWGDQVTDAVYMIDVWKTGVRLSRGEAEERLVPREEVAERLREVTKGEKAIELKKNALKWKEEAEAAVARGGSSDRNLEKFVEKLGAKPVGKVQNGSHNHVLAGSIKSF; encoded by the coding sequence atggAGCTAGAATCTTCTCCTCCTCTACCTCCTCATGTGATGCTCGTATCTTTTCCAGGGCAAGGCCACGTTAATCCACTTCTTCGTCTTGGTAAGCTCTTAGCTTCAAAGGGTTTGCTCATAACCTTCGTCACCACTGAGTCATGGGGCAAAAAGATGCGAATCTCCAACAAAATCCAAGACCGTGTCCTCAAACCGGTTGGTAAAGGCTATCTCCGGTATGATTTCTTCGACGACGGGCTTCCTGAAGACGACGAAGCTAGCAGAACCAACTTAACCATCCTCCGACCACATCTAGAGCTGGTCGGCaaaagagagatcaagaacCTTGTGAAACGTTACAAGGAAGTAACGAAACAGCCCGTGACATGTCTTATCAACAACCCTTTCGTCTCTTGGGTCTGTGACGTGGCAGAAGATCTTCAAATCCCTTGTGCTGTTCTTTGGGTTCAATCTTGTGCCTGCTTAGCTGCTTATTACTATTACCACCACAACCTAGTTGACTTCCCGACCAAAACAGAACCCGAGATCGATGTCCAAATCTCTGGCATGCCTCTCTTGAAACATGACGAGATCCCTTCTTTCATTCACCCTTCAAGTCCTCACTCCGCTTTGCGAGAAGTGATCATAGATCAGATTAAACGGCTTCACAAGACTTTCTCCATTTTCATCGACACTTTCAACTCATTGGAGAAAGACATCATTGACCACATGTCGACGCTCTCTCTCCCCGGTGTTATCAGACCGCTAGGACCACTCTACAAAATGGCTAAAACCGTAGCTTATGATGTCGTTAAAGTAAACATCTCTGAGCCAACGGATCCTTGCATGGAGTGGTTAGACTCGCAGCCAGTTTCCTCCGTTGTTTACATCTCATTCGGGACCGTTGCTTACTtgaaacaagaacaaataGACGAGATCGCTTACGGTGTGTTAAACGCCGACGTTACGTTCTTGTGGGTGATTAGACAACAAGAGTTAGGTttcaacaaagagaaacatgTTTTGCCGGAAGAAGTTAAAGGGAAAGGGAAGATCGTTGAATGGTGTTCACAAGAGAAAGTATTATCTCATCCTTCAGTGGCATGTTTCGTGACTCACTGTGGATGGAACTCAACGATGGAAGCTGTGTCTTCCGGAGTCCCGACGGTTTGTTTTCCTCAATGGGGAGATCAAGTCACGGACGCCGTTTACATGATCGATGTTTGGAAGACGGGAGTGAGGCTAAGCCGTGGAGAGGCGGAGGAGAGGTTAGTGCCGAGGGAGGAAGTTGCGGAGAGGTTGAGAGAGGTTACTAAAGGAGAGAAAGCGATCGAGTTGAAAAAGAATGCTTTGAAGTGGAAGGAAGAGGCGGAGGCGGCGGTTGCTCGCGGTGGTTCGTCGGATAGGAATCTTGAAAAGTTTGTGGAGAAGTTGGGTGCCAAACCTGTGGGGAAAGTACAAAACGGGAGTCATAATCATGTCTTGGCTGGATCaatcaaaagcttttaa
- a CDS encoding proline-rich nuclear receptor coactivator (unknown protein; Has 43 Blast hits to 43 proteins in 13 species: Archae - 0; Bacteria - 0; Metazoa - 0; Fungi - 0; Plants - 43; Viruses - 0; Other Eukaryotes - 0 (source: NCBI BLink).) produces the protein MGTEIIRPQNCLVDRMRDSPATFFNSRRNHFHRKPPLKPDQRRRFGSDEFRTTTKNIVRRKGESFDSFSNIKVRKYSPEVSADDIYAGSSIFAVSPAPSSLPLPSFSKKKAKSQVVVVSIDDSASQDLRRLLRLKF, from the coding sequence ATGGGAACCGAAATTATCAGGCCTCAAAATTGTTTGGTTGACCGGATGAGAGATTCTCCGGCGACTTTTTTTAACTCCCGGAGGAATCATTTTCACCGGAAACCGCCTCTCAAACCTGATCAAAGGAGAAGATTCGGTTCCGATGAGTTCAGAACGACGACAAAGAACATTGTTAGGAGAAAAGGAGAGTCTTTTGACTCATTCTCAAACATCAAAGTTCGTAAATATTCACCGGAGGTTTCTGCCGATGATATTTATGCCGGATCTTCGATATTCGCTGTTTCCCCAGCGCCAAGCTCGTTACCTTTGCCGTCTTTCTCGAAGAAGAAAGCGAAAAGCCAGGTTGTTGTCGTTTCCATTGATGACTCGGCCTCTCAAGATCTCCGGAGACTTCTCCGGCTAAAGTTTTGA
- the ABCI12 gene encoding cobalt ion transmembrane transporter (cobalt ion transmembrane transporters; FUNCTIONS IN: cobalt ion transmembrane transporter activity; INVOLVED IN: cobalt ion transport, cobalamin biosynthetic process; LOCATED IN: chloroplast; EXPRESSED IN: 23 plant structures; EXPRESSED DURING: 13 growth stages; CONTAINS InterPro DOMAIN/s: Cobalt transport protein (InterPro:IPR003339); Has 2014 Blast hits to 2014 proteins in 922 species: Archae - 36; Bacteria - 1790; Metazoa - 0; Fungi - 0; Plants - 44; Viruses - 0; Other Eukaryotes - 144 (source: NCBI BLink).): MNHSNLANPTVSLTVTLIPKHPIRHLTSPIPNRNFTNPKLLFPLRLNETPSSSLAAKRVFIVRATVDGDGKTGNWVNRLPIPGLGAENVFRLISSATGSPIGQFISSPVTFLHSVDPRIKLVWLLTLVVLPARANLVVRLGLVLCTALLSILVLPRQVWIDQLARVSLLSGILFITLGLGSDGAPPMLQSRTPPSSITSLPNLPMSLSGYSYMLLKLGPLQFTRKGLSVGSTAACLTFIIFQSASICLATTTPEQLALALRWFLFPLTYIGVPVSEIILTLLLSLRFINLVFDEVRSVSLGIVSRRVNWQQLTVLETLDIFASFIRRIFKNIFRHAEQISQAMIVRGFRGESSSHKIYFFSGSSNKFADFASVLCLIGVISTALLSEYFLV, from the exons ATGAATCACTCCAATCTTGCCAATCCAACAGTCTCCCTCACCGTAACCCTAATCCCCAAACACCCAATTCGTCATCTCACATCTCCAATTCCTAACCGGAACTTTACAAACCCTAAGCTTCTCTTCCCGCTCCGGCTTAATGAGACTCCTTCCTCCTCTCTCGCCGCGAAAAGGGTTTTCATTGTCAGAGCCACCGTCGACGGAGACGGTAAAACCGGTAATTGGGTGAACCGGTTACCAATTCCAGGACTTGGAGCCGAAAACGTCTTCAGATTGATTTCAAGCGCCACCGGAAGTCCCATCGGACAATTCATATCGTCTCCTGTGACATTTCTCCACTCGGTGGATCCCAGAATCAAATTG GTATGGCTATTAACTCTAGTAGTTCTTCCAGCAAGAGCAAATCTAGTTGTGCGTTTAGGACTTGTTCTATGCACAGCTCTTTTGTCAATCCTTGTTCTCCCAAGACAAGTTTGGATA GATCAATTGGCGAGAGTGTCGCTTCTTTCGGGTATTCTCTTCATAACATTGGGGCTAGGTTCAGATGGTGCACCTCCAATGCTTCAATCAAGAACACCACCATCTTCAATCACAAGCTTGCCTAATCTTCCCATGTCTTTAAGCGGTTATTCGTACATGTTACTGAAGCTTGGTCCTTTGCAATTCACAAGGAAAGGTTTGTCTGTTGGAAGCACAGCCGCATGCTTAACCTTTATT ATCTTCCAAAGTGCTAGTATTTGCcttgcaacaacaacaccagAGCAACTTGCACTAGCTCTACGTTGGTTCTTGTTCCCATTGACATATATTGGTGTTCCAGTCAGTGAAATTATCCTCACGCTACTGCTTTCACTGAGATTCATTAATTTGGTTTTCGATGAG GTCCGAAGTGTTTCACTGGGAATTGTATCGCGAAGAGTAAACTGGCAGCAGCTTACTGTTCTGGAGACACTTGATA TTTTCGCGTCATTCATACGCCGCATCTTCAAGAATATATTTCGTCATGCCGAACAAATATCACAG GCCATGATTGTTAGAGGCTTCAGAGGAGAGAGCAGTAGCCACAAGATCTACTTCTTCTCTGGCTCTTCGAATAAGTTTGCAGATTTTGCATCAGTTTTGTGTTTAATCGGTGTAATCTCAACCGCACTCTTGTCTGAATACTTTCTTGTCTAA
- a CDS encoding Senescence/dehydration-associated protein-like protein, producing the protein MSTSTQENQSAQAVNEEVLLENPDYGVQIVDKSELLELALSFLGEDGEIMENPEFLGDIMGEKSSSTSAKAIAVGTGHIIKGIFTCSNSYSKKIHEEGTIAEEDEERSGDISQIDGGGNNETNKKNKLNKNLQRAEKLWKVSEAIGMAALEGGDLVSSSMIAPVVKSKLGKALLSTAPGEVILASLDSFHNIIGAAEAAEIQTHYATSMAATRLVSKR; encoded by the exons ATGTCCACATCAACCCAAGAAAACCAATCTGCCCAAGCGGTGAACGAAGAAGTTTTGTTGGAGAATCCCGATTACGGAGTCCAAATCGTCGATAAATCCGAACTGTTGGAGCTAGCCTTGAGTTTCTTAGGGGAAGACGGAGAAATCATGGAAAACCCTGAGTTTCTTGGAGATATCATGGGGGAGAAATCTTCAAGTACTTCAG CCAAGGCCATCGCGGTAGGAACAGGGCATATCATCAAGGGAATCTTCACTTGTAGCAATTCTTACTCTAAGAAG attcaCGAGGAAGGAACGATTGCTGAAGAGGATGAGGAAAGAAGTGGTGACATATCACAAATTGATGGAGGTGGCAACAATGAAACTAATAAGAAGAATAAACTcaacaaaaatcttcaaag AGCGGAGAAGCTGTGGAAGGTGAGCGAGGCTATAGGAATGGCGGCCTTAGAAGGTGGAGATTTGGTGAGCAGTTCGATGATAGCTCCGGTGGTTAAGTCGAAGTTAGGGAAGGCATTGTTATCCACTGCTCCAGGAGAGGTTATCTTGGCATCACTTGATTCTTTTC ATAATATAATTGGTGCTGCTGAAGCGGCAGAAATACAAACTCATTATGCCACATCCATGGCTGCTACTAGACTTGTGAGTAAGAGGTAA